A portion of the uncultured Fibrobacter sp. genome contains these proteins:
- a CDS encoding prohibitin family protein: MKKSLLIAITAAFTLFGCAQIDETERGVVLQFGKYNETFEPGLNFYNIITKEVIRIPVCTQLETVKIESGSKDLQTVYVGTNVNYHVDPENVGRIYSKYGTHYVSTVLQPKIKETITGITPQYVPEEMLQKREEIRSRMESALKSKLDSANAHIIIDGFTITEFQFSRAFNEAIEAKQVQEQEALKEKNIKIKMDYQNEQRVAKAKADSAVIALQMEALKKQNGKEYLMLKWIEKWDGKLPQVNGNDKIIPMFNMQ; the protein is encoded by the coding sequence ATGAAAAAATCTCTACTTATTGCCATCACAGCAGCATTCACCCTCTTTGGATGCGCCCAGATCGACGAAACTGAACGCGGCGTCGTTCTCCAGTTCGGAAAATATAACGAGACCTTTGAGCCCGGTCTAAACTTCTACAACATTATCACCAAGGAAGTCATCCGCATCCCCGTATGCACGCAACTCGAAACCGTCAAGATCGAATCCGGCTCGAAGGACCTGCAGACGGTTTACGTCGGCACAAACGTGAACTACCACGTGGATCCGGAAAATGTGGGCCGAATTTATTCAAAATACGGGACCCACTACGTTTCGACGGTACTCCAGCCCAAGATCAAGGAAACGATTACCGGAATCACTCCGCAGTACGTCCCCGAAGAAATGCTCCAGAAACGCGAAGAAATCCGCAGTCGCATGGAATCGGCGCTCAAGTCGAAACTCGACTCGGCAAACGCCCACATTATCATCGACGGATTTACCATCACGGAATTCCAGTTCAGCCGAGCCTTTAACGAAGCTATCGAAGCGAAACAGGTCCAGGAGCAGGAAGCCCTGAAAGAAAAGAACATTAAGATCAAGATGGACTACCAGAACGAACAGCGTGTTGCAAAGGCTAAAGCCGACTCTGCCGTCATAGCCCTCCAAATGGAGGCCCTTAAGAAACAGAACGGCAAGGAATACCTGATGCTCAAGTGGATTGAAAAATGGGACGGAAAACTCCCGCAGGTCAACGGAAACGACAAAATTATTCCCATGTTCAACATGCAATAG
- a CDS encoding peptidylprolyl isomerase, giving the protein MFNQLGKPEAGETIAIMKTNHGTMKLRLFEELVGECATNFIELAKQGKYDGAPFHRIIKDFMIQGGDFTNRNGTGGHSAKGPGTTIGDKYDPRLTHMRGALSWAKTAMPNSIGSQFFIVHGDNVHFLDHDQVGPGPADGYSVFGQLYEGFEVLDEIAGVKTDRRDAPFEDVIIESVTIEKA; this is encoded by the coding sequence ATGTTCAATCAGCTGGGTAAACCGGAAGCAGGCGAAACCATCGCCATCATGAAGACCAACCACGGCACCATGAAGTTGCGCCTTTTTGAAGAACTCGTCGGCGAATGTGCCACGAACTTTATTGAACTCGCCAAGCAGGGCAAGTATGACGGAGCCCCGTTCCATCGCATTATCAAGGATTTCATGATCCAGGGTGGCGACTTCACGAACCGCAACGGTACCGGCGGACACTCCGCCAAGGGCCCCGGCACCACGATTGGCGACAAGTACGACCCGCGTCTCACCCACATGCGTGGCGCTCTGAGCTGGGCAAAGACTGCCATGCCGAACTCCATCGGTAGCCAGTTCTTCATTGTTCACGGCGACAACGTGCATTTCTTGGATCACGACCAGGTTGGCCCCGGCCCCGCCGACGGCTACTCCGTATTCGGCCAGCTCTATGAAGGTTTCGAAGTCCTCGACGAAATTGCAGGAGTCAAGACCGACCGCCGCGACGCACCGTTCGAAGACGTGATCATCGAATCCGTGACGATCGAAAAAGCATAA
- the pyrR gene encoding bifunctional pyr operon transcriptional regulator/uracil phosphoribosyltransferase PyrR, producing MKDNCKKIRELLSAQAMEFALDEMAAKLAKMHPTADDMVVLGMASRGIPLAKKLCERLSQKFNKTVPMGSLDATFYRDDFHYRTHMGSSEMRITEMPASVEGKTVILVDDVLYTGRSVRAAMQAILDLGRPSAIRLCVLVDRGHRELPIAPDCVGLTVETAQDQEVRVQIEPIDKENSVYLVEVEA from the coding sequence ATGAAAGACAACTGCAAAAAGATCAGAGAATTGCTGTCTGCGCAGGCGATGGAATTCGCCCTCGACGAAATGGCGGCAAAGCTTGCCAAGATGCATCCGACTGCCGACGACATGGTGGTGCTCGGCATGGCAAGCCGCGGAATCCCTCTCGCGAAAAAGCTTTGCGAGCGCTTAAGCCAAAAGTTTAACAAGACTGTCCCGATGGGGAGCCTCGATGCGACCTTCTACCGCGACGATTTCCACTATCGCACCCACATGGGTTCCAGTGAAATGCGCATTACCGAAATGCCAGCCTCTGTAGAAGGCAAGACGGTGATTCTCGTGGACGACGTGCTTTATACGGGCCGCTCGGTGCGTGCCGCCATGCAGGCGATCCTCGACCTCGGACGTCCCTCTGCCATCCGCCTTTGTGTGCTGGTGGACCGTGGACATCGCGAACTCCCGATTGCCCCCGATTGCGTGGGACTTACGGTTGAAACCGCACAGGATCAGGAAGTCCGTGTACAGATCGAACCGATCGACAAAGAAAATTCCGTTTACCTTGTAGAAGTGGAGGCTTAA
- a CDS encoding aspartate carbamoyltransferase catalytic subunit — MSALQIKHLFGLQGVSKQDIRTILDNAKQFREILERPIKKVPSLRGLTVVNLFFENSTRTRTSFELAEKRLSADTVNFTSSNSSVKKGETLVDTLRNIESMKIDIVVVRHKGTGVPKFLAEHSNAIIVNAGDGAHEHPTQALLDMLTIEEKLGTLEGKNVTIIGDIRHSRVARSNLWGMSTMGAHVTLCGPSTLVPRNTDLMNHVTWEPDVKKAVANADAIIALRLQKERMDDALLPSMREYRNTFGITEELLECAKDKVIIMHPGPINRGVELDSDIADGEHSVILDQVTNGVAVRMAVLFLLAGGRNENS; from the coding sequence TTGAGCGCGCTTCAGATTAAACACTTGTTTGGACTCCAGGGCGTGTCCAAGCAGGATATCCGTACTATCCTCGATAACGCCAAGCAGTTCCGTGAAATTTTGGAACGTCCCATCAAGAAGGTTCCGTCGCTTCGCGGCCTTACGGTGGTGAACCTTTTCTTCGAGAACAGCACCCGTACGCGTACGAGCTTCGAACTCGCCGAAAAGCGACTCTCTGCCGACACGGTGAACTTCACGAGTTCCAATTCCAGCGTCAAGAAGGGCGAAACCCTCGTCGATACGCTCCGGAACATCGAGTCTATGAAAATCGATATCGTGGTTGTCCGCCATAAGGGGACGGGTGTCCCGAAGTTCCTTGCCGAACACAGCAACGCGATTATCGTGAACGCGGGCGACGGTGCGCATGAGCACCCCACGCAGGCGCTCCTCGACATGCTCACGATTGAAGAAAAGCTCGGAACGCTCGAAGGCAAGAACGTCACGATCATTGGCGATATCCGCCACAGCCGCGTGGCTCGCAGTAACCTCTGGGGCATGTCCACGATGGGCGCCCATGTGACACTCTGCGGACCTAGCACCCTGGTGCCGCGCAACACCGACCTCATGAACCACGTGACGTGGGAACCGGATGTGAAAAAGGCTGTCGCAAATGCCGACGCCATCATCGCGCTCCGCTTGCAGAAAGAACGCATGGACGACGCGCTTCTCCCGAGCATGCGTGAATACCGCAACACGTTCGGCATCACGGAAGAACTCTTGGAATGCGCCAAGGACAAGGTCATCATTATGCATCCGGGGCCGATCAACCGCGGCGTGGAACTCGATTCCGACATCGCCGATGGCGAACACTCTGTAATTCTTGATCAGGTGACCAACGGCGTTGCAGTCCGTATGGCCGTTCTCTTCCTTTTGGCTGGAGGCCGCAATGAAAACTCGTAA
- a CDS encoding dihydroorotase has translation MKTRKPSYEHFANVVLKNAKFWNGKSFELRDEVRLTGSTSNEDTLEYDCNGALVMPALFALGVDFMEPLRDDVYTYVDGVDAMRRGGFYGALYESAANPIDDVDKLTAADNRRPCDLNEGHGGSLYNIRFLGAYSKGFGTDSLAEMMELAPGVAGFGDGNAAIPHSRFLRLAMEYGKMTDKRFFFQPMDKTLRHSGCVHEGAYSDMLGMKGIPRIAETIAAYTVLETARFLQVPVHFKQVTCGETLDLIRNARKQGMDVTCDVGLYHLLLDDSCLESLDSAYHILPPIRSAADREALWKGIEDGTVNAISMNHTPVLRQDKVVNFEDSVPGALSLEIALPAIWQKLSERVGDARAIELLSTAPARLANAVRGENHAAAVVVLAADKPHVVVESDFAGHVCNSPFLGKELPSSILATYINGVWTELS, from the coding sequence ATGAAAACTCGTAAGCCTAGTTATGAACATTTTGCAAATGTTGTCTTGAAAAATGCGAAGTTCTGGAACGGCAAGTCCTTTGAACTGCGAGATGAAGTCCGCCTGACGGGTTCCACAAGCAACGAAGACACTCTTGAATATGACTGCAATGGTGCGCTTGTAATGCCTGCGCTCTTTGCTCTTGGCGTTGATTTTATGGAACCGCTACGCGACGATGTCTATACCTATGTCGACGGTGTAGATGCGATGCGTAGAGGTGGCTTTTATGGAGCTCTCTACGAAAGTGCAGCGAACCCGATTGACGATGTCGATAAGTTGACCGCAGCAGATAATCGTAGACCCTGCGATTTAAATGAGGGTCATGGAGGGTCTCTTTATAACATCCGCTTCCTCGGCGCCTACAGCAAGGGCTTTGGTACAGACAGCCTTGCCGAGATGATGGAACTTGCTCCGGGAGTTGCTGGTTTTGGTGATGGAAATGCCGCCATTCCTCATTCCCGTTTCCTGCGCCTTGCCATGGAATACGGCAAGATGACGGACAAGCGCTTCTTCTTCCAGCCGATGGACAAGACGCTTCGCCACAGCGGATGCGTTCACGAAGGCGCCTATTCCGACATGCTTGGCATGAAGGGCATCCCTCGCATCGCCGAGACGATTGCGGCATACACGGTGCTCGAAACGGCTCGCTTCTTGCAGGTGCCGGTCCACTTCAAGCAGGTGACTTGCGGCGAAACTCTGGACTTGATTCGTAACGCCCGCAAGCAGGGAATGGATGTGACCTGCGATGTCGGTCTTTACCATTTGCTACTCGACGATTCCTGCCTTGAATCGCTCGACTCTGCTTACCATATCTTGCCGCCGATTCGCTCCGCTGCAGACCGCGAGGCGTTGTGGAAGGGAATTGAAGACGGTACGGTGAACGCCATCAGCATGAACCATACGCCGGTGCTCCGTCAGGATAAGGTGGTGAACTTCGAAGATTCCGTACCGGGTGCACTCTCTCTTGAAATTGCGCTGCCAGCCATCTGGCAGAAGCTGAGCGAACGCGTGGGCGATGCTCGTGCTATCGAACTTCTCTCGACGGCTCCTGCTCGTTTGGCGAACGCGGTCCGTGGCGAAAACCATGCCGCCGCTGTGGTCGTGCTTGCTGCAGATAAACCGCACGTGGTCGTCGAAAGCGACTTCGCGGGCCATGTCTGCAATTCTCCGTTCCTTGGCAAGGAACTCCCGTCATCGATTCTTGCAACCTACATCAACGGAGTCTGGACAGAGCTGTCCTAA
- a CDS encoding PilZ domain-containing protein has product MINPLHIIWIAFIVCMCLALLVLIEIRRIEYRRENEEMFGTKAFDDKVAAVGFTDKEKRTLDKIIRASSFENKDAILNSSGLFEQAVAAFYDFRKGVFSVRDETLEAVARLRNKLDFTASNPLSEVFSTRQFNEGDRIDIILENGTVVKRSEIVRRNEKEWAISYDGNDGSLAAFANREITVRWTRPDDAIYSTNLVVRYVEPGILVLPHSSLLDKRQLRRWVREQVAFPVTAIFDDGSTTGGMLLDLSAGGIMIGFPRECYPGQHLRIQFELPSFGEENVEIEILRNLGHKNKDYPNYFCLTASFHGAFGWTQERVLQYLFEANKAKKQAQKRVKEA; this is encoded by the coding sequence ATGATTAATCCGCTGCACATTATCTGGATTGCGTTTATCGTCTGCATGTGTCTCGCGCTGCTGGTGCTGATTGAAATACGTCGCATCGAGTACCGTCGCGAGAACGAAGAAATGTTTGGCACCAAGGCGTTTGACGATAAGGTGGCTGCGGTTGGTTTTACGGACAAAGAAAAACGGACTCTGGATAAGATTATTCGTGCGTCCTCATTTGAAAACAAGGATGCGATCCTGAATTCGTCGGGCTTGTTTGAACAGGCCGTGGCGGCGTTCTATGATTTCCGCAAGGGAGTTTTTTCCGTGCGCGATGAAACTCTGGAAGCCGTCGCCCGCCTTCGTAACAAGCTGGACTTTACAGCCTCGAACCCGCTGTCCGAGGTCTTCTCGACGCGCCAGTTCAATGAGGGCGACCGCATCGACATCATTCTCGAAAACGGAACGGTCGTAAAACGCTCCGAAATCGTTCGCCGCAACGAAAAGGAATGGGCAATTTCCTACGACGGTAACGACGGGAGCCTCGCTGCGTTTGCAAACCGCGAAATTACGGTACGCTGGACCCGTCCAGACGATGCTATCTATTCTACCAATCTGGTCGTGCGCTATGTGGAACCCGGTATCCTGGTGTTGCCGCATTCGTCTTTACTTGACAAGCGTCAGTTGCGTCGCTGGGTTCGTGAACAGGTGGCGTTTCCTGTAACGGCCATCTTTGATGACGGTTCTACCACTGGCGGTATGCTTTTGGATTTGTCTGCAGGCGGTATTATGATCGGATTCCCTCGGGAATGTTACCCGGGGCAGCATCTGCGCATCCAGTTTGAACTCCCCAGTTTTGGCGAAGAAAACGTCGAAATCGAGATTTTGCGTAATCTGGGGCACAAAAATAAGGACTATCCGAACTACTTCTGCCTCACGGCATCGTTCCACGGAGCCTTCGGTTGGACCCAGGAAAGGGTGCTGCAGTATCTATTTGAGGCGAATAAGGCAAAAAAACAGGCCCAAAAAAGGGTAAAAGAGGCCTAA
- the pilM gene encoding pilus assembly protein PilM, which yields MALGLISKIRGMRETVGIDVGHFSIKYVKVLHGATGNKIVVDADLERVPDGAIVNGEIQVREGDAPTDDKGQREKDGAELLSDALNKLLIRHPIDDSCDVVASVNCGAGAGGVLVDKIAVKVPKNGNEAAIILQTAQSRPPFDDQDNVLDYEVSSRENDELKVNVVAAKSALLDSWAQFFSRRGVKLAALDVDIFGLLNAYVATVEDSEKDATVAVFNIGEKKMSVAFVQDGTFHSMRAMAGGSLDMVISKTCMNLGIDSDKCHEILSNGDLSVVDGFSEAEVEAALRLAYEDLMAQIDIGIRYFSSSEDSKPLNKILLGGGGAAAPGLKEFIAERSGYETDTINPFRLVPCDSKVFGESGISVALSNIYAPALGLAMRKF from the coding sequence TTGGCTTTAGGATTGATTTCTAAAATCCGTGGAATGCGCGAAACCGTAGGCATTGATGTTGGTCATTTCAGCATCAAGTATGTCAAGGTGCTGCATGGCGCAACCGGAAATAAGATTGTAGTAGATGCAGATCTAGAGCGTGTCCCCGATGGAGCTATAGTCAACGGCGAAATTCAAGTTCGCGAAGGCGATGCCCCCACCGACGACAAGGGCCAGCGTGAAAAGGATGGCGCTGAACTGCTTTCGGATGCGCTGAACAAGCTCTTGATACGTCACCCGATTGACGATTCCTGCGACGTAGTGGCTTCCGTGAACTGCGGCGCCGGTGCCGGTGGTGTTCTGGTCGATAAGATTGCGGTGAAGGTTCCTAAGAATGGCAATGAGGCGGCTATTATTCTTCAGACTGCCCAATCCCGTCCGCCCTTCGATGACCAGGACAACGTTCTGGACTATGAAGTGTCCTCCCGCGAAAATGACGAACTCAAGGTGAATGTGGTGGCAGCCAAGAGCGCCCTGCTTGATTCCTGGGCACAATTCTTTAGTCGTCGCGGGGTCAAACTGGCAGCGCTGGATGTCGATATTTTTGGCTTGCTGAACGCATACGTCGCAACGGTCGAAGATAGTGAGAAAGACGCGACGGTCGCAGTCTTCAACATTGGCGAAAAGAAAATGAGTGTCGCCTTTGTCCAGGACGGAACCTTCCATTCGATGCGTGCCATGGCCGGCGGTTCTTTGGATATGGTGATTAGCAAGACCTGCATGAACCTGGGCATTGACTCTGATAAGTGTCATGAAATTTTGAGCAACGGCGATCTGTCGGTGGTGGATGGATTTTCGGAAGCCGAAGTCGAGGCCGCGCTTAGACTGGCATACGAGGACCTGATGGCGCAGATCGATATCGGTATCCGTTATTTCTCTTCGTCCGAAGATTCCAAGCCGTTGAATAAGATCTTGCTTGGTGGTGGTGGTGCCGCTGCCCCGGGACTGAAGGAATTTATTGCCGAACGTTCCGGTTACGAAACCGACACCATTAACCCGTTTAGGCTGGTTCCCTGTGACTCCAAGGTGTTTGGTGAAAGTGGAATCTCTGTGGCGTTGTCAAACATCTATGCTCCCGCACTGGGTCTCGCAATGAGGAAGTTCTAA
- a CDS encoding PilN domain-containing protein, with amino-acid sequence MASKKKEPVKNSLAISINLLPPEYRRKQKDFTWVTDRRIIWPTVALIVAIVAVAMLQTYTSEIIADLGNELSRVQEEVDRERPLLGKISDLEQKQAVINTKINALKSIQTSKKRWVILFENISSVLPPNMWLQSVNQLGEYDLEMRGVTFDFSEVAEYMVKLEKQVSVENVSLVTIATTKVDGEEAYNFTIKVVLKQDLDLGEGDHG; translated from the coding sequence ATGGCGTCTAAGAAAAAAGAACCTGTTAAAAACTCCTTGGCGATATCCATTAACCTGCTTCCGCCGGAGTACCGTAGAAAGCAGAAGGATTTCACCTGGGTTACAGACCGTCGCATCATTTGGCCTACAGTGGCGCTTATTGTCGCTATTGTTGCGGTCGCTATGTTGCAGACCTACACGAGTGAAATCATTGCTGATTTGGGAAATGAACTTTCCCGAGTGCAGGAAGAGGTGGACCGTGAACGTCCGCTTCTGGGTAAGATTAGCGACCTGGAACAGAAACAGGCGGTCATCAATACCAAGATTAATGCTCTTAAGTCCATCCAGACAAGTAAGAAACGCTGGGTTATTTTGTTCGAAAATATATCCTCGGTGCTTCCTCCCAACATGTGGTTGCAAAGCGTAAACCAGTTGGGCGAATACGATCTGGAAATGAGGGGCGTTACCTTTGACTTCTCGGAAGTTGCAGAATACATGGTCAAACTCGAAAAGCAGGTGAGTGTTGAAAATGTATCTCTGGTCACGATAGCCACCACGAAGGTGGACGGCGAAGAAGCCTATAATTTCACCATCAAGGTGGTCTTGAAACAGGACCTTGACCTTGGGGAGGGTGATCATGGGTAA
- a CDS encoding type 4a pilus biogenesis protein PilO, whose protein sequence is MGKIDLKDKRNVYAIVISLLIMAAAHLVYNYIWDPFVFQREALERDLHSAQAELDKINAKKHRVAELEMQLVQAEKDFEKLKEMFPEEEKVPLRLQDLYSVLRSSGVQIQKFNPEGQAEKEHYKENRYSIAVNSGYHMLGYLFAEIANFNYPTSISNLRLSRYSGIAAEIQKAETHGWTPITMSVTFNLTTYTSKKVGK, encoded by the coding sequence ATGGGTAAGATAGACCTTAAAGACAAAAGAAACGTATACGCTATTGTCATAAGCCTCCTGATTATGGCGGCTGCGCATTTGGTGTACAATTACATTTGGGACCCGTTTGTTTTTCAGCGTGAAGCCTTGGAAAGGGATCTCCATTCGGCTCAGGCGGAACTCGACAAGATTAATGCGAAAAAGCATCGCGTAGCCGAACTCGAAATGCAATTGGTGCAGGCTGAAAAGGATTTCGAAAAGCTGAAGGAAATGTTCCCCGAAGAAGAAAAGGTTCCGCTTCGTTTGCAGGACCTCTATTCCGTGCTTCGTAGCTCGGGCGTTCAAATTCAGAAGTTCAATCCCGAAGGACAGGCAGAAAAGGAACATTACAAGGAAAACCGTTATTCCATTGCGGTTAATTCCGGTTACCACATGCTTGGCTACCTGTTTGCCGAAATCGCGAACTTCAATTATCCGACCTCCATATCGAACCTGAGGCTTAGCCGTTATTCGGGCATCGCTGCTGAAATCCAGAAGGCGGAAACCCATGGCTGGACCCCGATTACGATGTCGGTGACTTTCAACTTGACCACTTATACATCCAAGAAGGTGGGCAAATGA
- a CDS encoding secretin N-terminal domain-containing protein yields MTKILTVLLLAIGLATAAPAEGSVKGPNTKLYDFSFVDMNFEAVFNSVSKVAQVDIILAPEVKGKTSLNITKKTWQEALDIVCSMNDLTWVVEDKYILIQRTSTYQAKQKKIADEEAQAEQNAPLVRKNFQVHHAKAEELVKVLESMKSNRGRITTVERTNSIIVYDTDGKIEQMEKALNELDVETLQIMITAKLVVVNSDKSRALGVDWTAAMGRGGNLTPGQTTVPTGSSYGATRTSAVIQSVPGAASMDGNTVITASLLDNNLQIAIANIMGDASTEVLASPQVSTLDNTEAQVFMGDKVSIRVIDDNGESSTQLVETGIKLTVTPHVSGDNRILLDLYPQNNSYSYDDHGQIIISTQEAKTKVVVADGETVVIGGLTRNENTESETGVPFLKDIPLLGNLFKYTRKQVGKRDLIIFVTPRIIRNYVGDVELSEPSLAPNAKDAEPPATGKLPSSKAPEAEEKPAAEAPAESQGAPAAPAPAEEVEDWN; encoded by the coding sequence ATGACAAAAATACTGACTGTTCTCCTTCTGGCGATTGGCCTTGCCACCGCCGCCCCTGCCGAAGGTTCGGTGAAGGGCCCCAATACGAAACTGTATGACTTCAGTTTCGTCGATATGAATTTCGAGGCTGTGTTCAACTCGGTGTCCAAGGTGGCGCAAGTCGACATTATTCTTGCTCCCGAAGTCAAGGGAAAGACGAGCCTGAATATCACGAAGAAAACGTGGCAAGAAGCCCTGGATATCGTTTGCAGTATGAACGATTTGACCTGGGTGGTCGAAGACAAGTACATCTTGATCCAGAGGACCAGTACCTATCAGGCCAAGCAGAAGAAGATTGCCGATGAGGAAGCCCAGGCCGAACAGAATGCGCCCCTTGTGCGTAAGAACTTCCAGGTTCACCATGCGAAGGCCGAGGAACTCGTGAAGGTTCTCGAAAGCATGAAGTCTAACCGCGGTCGTATTACTACGGTCGAACGTACCAACTCGATTATTGTTTACGATACCGATGGAAAAATCGAGCAGATGGAAAAGGCTTTGAACGAACTGGACGTCGAAACCTTGCAGATTATGATTACCGCAAAGCTTGTCGTTGTGAACAGCGACAAGTCCCGTGCCCTCGGTGTGGACTGGACCGCTGCCATGGGTCGCGGAGGCAACCTGACTCCGGGACAGACGACTGTTCCTACGGGTTCTTCTTATGGTGCTACCCGTACATCGGCTGTTATTCAGTCGGTTCCGGGAGCTGCATCGATGGATGGAAATACCGTTATTACGGCAAGCCTTCTGGACAACAACCTCCAGATCGCTATTGCTAACATTATGGGTGATGCTTCTACCGAAGTGCTTGCGTCTCCGCAGGTTTCCACGCTTGACAATACCGAAGCCCAGGTGTTCATGGGTGACAAGGTGTCTATCCGCGTGATTGACGATAACGGCGAATCTTCGACGCAGCTTGTTGAAACGGGTATCAAGCTTACGGTGACTCCGCACGTGTCGGGCGACAACCGCATCTTGCTCGATCTGTATCCTCAGAACAACTCCTATAGCTACGATGACCACGGCCAGATTATTATCAGTACCCAGGAAGCCAAGACCAAGGTCGTTGTGGCTGACGGTGAAACGGTCGTGATTGGTGGCCTTACCCGTAACGAAAATACCGAAAGTGAAACGGGTGTTCCGTTCCTCAAGGATATTCCGCTCTTGGGTAATCTGTTTAAGTACACCCGTAAGCAGGTGGGCAAGCGTGACCTGATTATCTTCGTGACACCGCGTATTATCCGCAACTATGTGGGTGACGTTGAGCTTTCTGAACCGTCGCTTGCTCCGAATGCGAAGGATGCTGAACCGCCTGCAACGGGTAAGTTGCCCTCTTCGAAGGCTCCGGAAGCAGAGGAAAAGCCTGCTGCAGAAGCACCGGCTGAAAGCCAGGGCGCTCCGGCAGCTCCGGCACCCGCTGAAGAAGTGGAAGACTGGAACTAG
- the holA gene encoding DNA polymerase III subunit delta, with protein MIIALIGKDQFSKDKQVEKFLTESLGERKDDPLSKQVVYATDTNIPSVAGLIMESCGAVSMFAPDQAVVVRNADAMKADETKALARWLKDAPDCKLLLDFDELRANSELYKILQKVAKIEKYEEPKQYKMQEWIASNVPAHFGKPIEPAASQYLADALGTNTKLVCEEIEKALIFEPDCAKITYDLVRTMITPRREIPPYEILNFFGMRDAVGYTRKLHEILYGNKDNDAIRIVNALYSHAVDLLNFMSLTAKKMSPEDAAQTLGKNYFMFCKQGNAAECCRRWGKPLLCRVIRRLADLNYEFKSSSWTVTSQELALAALVVR; from the coding sequence ATGATTATCGCCCTGATCGGCAAAGACCAGTTCTCCAAGGACAAGCAAGTCGAGAAATTCTTGACAGAATCCCTCGGAGAACGTAAGGACGACCCGCTTTCCAAGCAGGTCGTGTACGCTACGGACACCAATATTCCATCGGTAGCGGGTCTCATTATGGAAAGCTGCGGGGCGGTTTCGATGTTCGCTCCAGATCAGGCGGTGGTCGTCCGCAATGCGGACGCCATGAAAGCAGACGAAACCAAGGCTCTTGCCCGCTGGCTAAAAGATGCCCCCGACTGCAAGCTCCTGCTCGACTTTGACGAACTGCGCGCCAATTCGGAACTCTACAAGATTTTACAGAAAGTCGCAAAAATCGAAAAGTACGAAGAACCCAAGCAGTACAAGATGCAGGAATGGATTGCGTCCAACGTTCCTGCACACTTCGGAAAACCGATCGAACCCGCCGCAAGCCAGTACCTTGCCGACGCACTCGGCACCAACACCAAGCTTGTCTGCGAAGAAATCGAAAAGGCTCTCATTTTCGAACCCGACTGCGCCAAGATCACTTACGACCTTGTAAGGACCATGATTACTCCCCGTCGAGAAATCCCCCCTTACGAGATCCTGAATTTCTTCGGCATGCGCGATGCCGTAGGTTACACGCGCAAGCTACACGAAATCCTTTACGGCAACAAGGACAATGACGCCATTCGAATCGTAAACGCCCTTTACAGCCACGCCGTAGACCTTCTCAACTTCATGTCGCTCACCGCAAAAAAGATGAGCCCCGAAGATGCAGCCCAGACGCTTGGAAAGAACTACTTCATGTTCTGCAAGCAAGGCAACGCCGCCGAGTGTTGCCGTCGCTGGGGAAAGCCGCTCCTCTGCCGCGTCATTCGTCGCCTTGCCGACCTCAACTACGAATTCAAGAGCAGCAGCTGGACCGTTACCAGCCAAGAACTCGCCCTCGCAGCACTCGTCGTGAGATAA
- the greA gene encoding transcription elongation factor GreA — translation MAKTPCTKETYDKLVERYTFLKKIERPRVVDEMEEARKQGDLSENAEYHAAKEMLAHIDLEIPKLEDQISNAIIVEFDANSDTVRFGATVTAKNLATKKEVVYQLVSPEGVDPMNGKISFKSPMGSAFMGKKKGDIVEVVTPKGKNRFEIIDFK, via the coding sequence ATGGCTAAAACACCCTGTACTAAAGAAACTTACGACAAGCTGGTTGAACGTTACACCTTCCTCAAAAAGATTGAACGCCCCCGCGTTGTCGATGAAATGGAAGAAGCCCGCAAGCAAGGCGACCTGAGCGAAAACGCCGAATACCATGCCGCCAAGGAAATGCTGGCTCACATTGACCTGGAAATTCCCAAGCTGGAAGACCAGATTTCCAATGCAATTATCGTAGAATTTGACGCGAACTCCGACACAGTCCGCTTTGGCGCCACCGTCACCGCTAAAAACCTTGCGACCAAGAAGGAAGTGGTCTATCAGCTAGTGAGCCCCGAAGGCGTCGACCCGATGAACGGCAAAATCAGTTTCAAGAGCCCCATGGGTTCCGCCTTCATGGGAAAAAAGAAGGGCGATATCGTCGAAGTCGTGACCCCAAAGGGAAAGAACCGCTTCGAAATCATTGACTTCAAGTAA